The Planctomycetota bacterium nucleotide sequence AAGGCGATCGAGGTCACGCACGAGCTGGGGGGCCTGGGCTACGTCTTCTGGGGCGGCCGCGAGGGCTACCAGAGCCTGTGGAACACCGACATGAAGCGCGAGCTCGACAACCTCGCCCGGTTCATGCACATGGCGGTCGACCACGCCCGCGCGATCGGGTTCACCGGGCAGTTCTACTTCGAACCCAAACCGCGTGAGCCGACCAAGCACCAATACGACTTCGACTGCGCGACGTGCATCAACTTCCTCCGCGCCTACGGTCTCGACAAGCACGTGAAGATGAACATCGAGACCAACCATGCCACGCTCGCCGGTCACGAGATGCAGCACGAGCTGGAATACGCCGGGCTGCAGGGCTTCCTCGGCTCGATCGACGCCAACACCGGCGATCCGCTCGTCGGCTGGGACACCGACCAGTTCCCGACCGACATCTACCTGACGACGCGGATCATGCACGTGATCCTCAAGTACGGCGGCCTCGCCCCGGGGGGGATCAACTTCGACGCCAAGGTCCGCCGTGAGAGCTTCGAGCCGGTCGACCTGTTCCACGCCCACATCGGCGGGATGGACGCCTTCGCGCGCGGGCTGAAGATCGCGGCGGCGATCCGCGCCGACGGCCGGCTGGCGGGGCTCGTCGCCGAGCGCTATGCGAGCTGGTCGGGGGATCTCGGCCGGCGGATCGAGGCCGGGAGCGAGAGCTTCGCCAGCCTCGAGCGGCTGATGCTCGACAAGGGCGACGCCACGCCCTGCACGAGCGGCCGGCAGGAGCTGTTCGAGAACGTCGTCAACGATTACCTGTGATGTCGTGACGCGGCGACCGCCAGAGGCACCGTCAGGCCTCGCGTCGCAGACCGAGACGGCGGACCAAGCCGCCCGCTTGGCGGCGGAACCCGTACCAAGCGGATTCGGCGGCGATAGCCAGACGGTTGGCGACAGGAACACGATGGAACGCGCGCGCCACCGAGCGTCGCGTGCCGAAGGGCGCGGACCGCGGATTGGGGACAAAACCATCGGCAGTCATCAGCCAGTCAGCGGCGAGCATGCTCGACAGTCCGCCCCCCCCGACAGCAACCTGGCACAAGGCAAACTCACGGTCGTTTACCGCACGGATCGGTGACAGAACGTTGGTTGTCGTGTATTTCGTCTCGAAAAACGACCGTTCTTCGTGCTCTTGATGAATGTCGATTACCCTCCGACCGCAGTCGATCAACGGCAGCCCCGTACACGCCGCCTTTTGGATCAGCCAGTTATCCATTTTGCCAGCTCCCACGAGGAATCGCGGGACGCAGCCGAAGCTGCCCTTGGTATAGATAAAGTAGTCGATGGCATGCTCGTTCGACCACCAGCCCTCGGTCTGCATACGCGTCTTGAGGGCCGCGGCAGTCCGCGGATCGTCAAAGTCGAGCACTTCTTCTACTTTGAGGTTGCACCGCTCGCCGACGAGACAAAACCGCTGAAATCGCCGCTTGACCTGCTCGATCGGCTGGAGCATATCAAGCATGATGTTGTCGCCGTTGATGAAGCAAAGGATGTCATTGACGGCCCGCGACTCTGCCGCGGCAAATAATCCGCCGACGTATGGCCGATCGAAACGCTCGTCGTACGGAATGTCGCGCACCCATTCGACGCCAAGCTCGTCACAGACGGCTCCGACGGCATCCTCGCGGTCAAGGATGATCACCTGGGCCCCTGGAATCGCCCGTTTCCAACTGGCGATCGCGTTCCGTTGCAGGATGTCGAACAACCCGACGAAAGTTCGAACCGGGGCAAAAAAAGTGATCATCTTCAGGCTCCAACGGGGCCGGCTGCGACGGCTGAAGCGCGATCGAAAAAGCGAAGCCGCCCGTACCGACACGGGACGGCGACACGGGATCATCCCAGGGTCATCCGACCGCACAGATCGTGGACGAAACGGCGCCGACCGTCGAGACACTTATCCTCGCACGGTGCCGGACACGGAAGGCTTCGCTTCACCGCCGCGCCCGCCGTACCCGACGGGGATCCCCTGTTTCCAGGTGTCCATGTGGCGCGACTCGGCCATGTAGCCGTCACCGGGGATCGGTTTGGAACCATGGCTGAACGAGCTCACGGTGAGCGCAGCGGCGTTCCCGGACTCGACTTCCTTGCCAAACTCACCCTCGATCCACGCATAGGTCTTGGCAAGCCCATCACGGAGCGAAGTCGACGGCTCCCAGGCGAGATACTTCCGAATTTTCGTGTTGTCGCTGTTGCGACCGGCGACCCCGCGCGGTGCATCGAGTTTGTAGTGCCGCTTCAGTTTCACCCCGCCGATCGTCTCGGCGATGTCGACCAATTGATTGATCGACACCAATTCGCTGGAACCCAGGTTGATCGGCTCGTAGATGTCGGAGTCCATGATCCTCCTGATCCCGAGCACGCAGTCGTCGATGTACATGAACGAGCGCGTCTGATTGCCGTCGCCCCAGATCTCGATCTCGTGCTTCCCGCTCGCCTTCGCGGCGATCACCTTGCGGCAGATCGCCGCCGGAGCCTTCTCACGCCCCCCCTGCCACGTGCCATGAGGTCCGTAGACATTGTGGAACCGAGCGACACGGGCCTGGATGCCGTAGTCCTCGCGGAAGTGCCGGCACATCCGTTCGCTGAACAGTTTTTCCCACCCGTAGCCATCCTCGGGGAGCGCTGGATACGCATCGGGCTCGCTCAAGGCAGTGATGTCCGGATTGACCTGCTTCTCGGCGTTGTAGACGCACGCCGAGGAACTGAAGAAGAACCGGGGTACCGCGGCTTCCTGCGCGGCCAGCAACATGTGGGTGTTGGTGAGCACGCTGAGCATGCAGAGTGCCTTGTTGTTTTCGATGAACCCCATACCCCCCATGTCGGCGGCGAGTTGGAAGACCTCCGCTCCGTCGCGCACGGCGCGCCGGCAGACCGAAAAATCACGGCAATCGCCGTCCACCGGACCAGCCAGGTTTTCGACGTCGGGAAACACCTGATACCAGTCGTCGATCGGCTTGATGTCCACCGCCCGCACGGGACGACCTGCACGGCGCAGGGCGGCAACCAGGTGCCCGCCGATGAACCCGCCGGCTCCGGTGACGACGCTGATTCGACTGCTGGCTGCCATGACGAGAAGATTCCCCCTGAGAAAACGTGAAGTTGAACTGACGCGACCGGCGGCAACCGCCGATCCGCCGGCAGGCGTGGGGCGCCGAGGATGGCGGTCGCAGCGATCAGCCGTGACGGCCACCCAGCCACCGCCGGATAATTACAGCACAAAAAAAACGGCTGGAAAGCCCCCGCATGTCCGGCTCCCTTGCGGATGAGGGGGGGACCTGGAACAGAACCGCGGCACCGGCCACACTACCTTCCCGACGATTTCCCGACCGCCGCTGTCGGTGGGTCGGGACCGTGCCGGCGGTGCAGGCGACGGTGAACCGCGCCGGCCCACATTGGTGCCGACGCGCGGAGGCGATCGGCAGCGAGTCGTCCACGACGGCCGACTCACACCCGAGAGGACACCATGGGCTTCCACCAGACGAAGGCACACCGCAGCGGCAAGGGCTCGCACCACCAGATCGGCCTGGTGCGCGGCCAGTTCGGTGACATCCCCGAGGATGCGTGGCTCGACTTCATCGCCCAGGCCGGGTTCGACGGCTGGGAGGAGGCGTCGTGGGAGCTCGACCTCGCCCAGTGCGACACCGACTCCGGCGCCGCCGCCTATGCCAAGAGCCGGGTCGAGAAGGCGCGGTCGCGCGGCCTCGAGGTGTTTTCCGTCGCCACGCACCTCCAGGGGCAGGCGCTGGGCGACGAGCCCTCCGCCAAGACGTTGCAATTCATCGGTGGCGACGCCGTCGAGGCCTACGTCGCTTGGCGGAAGAAGGGCAACCAGCCGCCGCGGACCGATCCCTACTTCGTGCCCGACGAGGTCGGCAAGGCGATCCACGACAAGGCGCGCACCGACCTGATCCGGGCCGTCCGCCTCGCCCACCATCTCGGTAAGCTCCAGGACCGGCACGTCGCCGTGCCCGGCTTCGTCGGCTCGCCGGCGCACTGCTGGAGCCACTGGTTCGAGTTCCCGCCGCGGCCGAAGTCGATCGGCGGGTGCCCGATCCCCGAGGTCCTCGAGGTCAGCCTCGAGCTGCTCGTCGAGCGCTTCGCCCCGGTGTTCGACGCCTGCCGGAAGTACGGCGTGACGTTCGATCTCGAGTGCCACCCCGGCGAGCGCGCGATGGGCGACATCGAGAGCGCCGGCGACTACGTCCGCTTCCTCGAGAAGGCGGGCTACGGCCGCGACGTGGTCGGCTTCAACCTCGACCCCAGCCACATGGTCTGGCAGGGGGTGTGCCCGATCCAGTTCGTCCGCGAATATGCCGACTGGATCCATTCGGCCCACATCAAGGGGGTCCAGGTGATCGACGGCACGACCCGCGCCGGCCGCCTCGGCGGCCACCGGCCGATGGGGAGCAAGCTGCTCGGCTGGAACTTCGTCACCGCCGGCAGCCGGCGCGACGCGGTCAACGTCGAGGAGTTGATCGTCGAGCTCAACCGCGCCGGCTACTCCGGCGCGATCAACATCGAGTGGGAGGACAACGACGCCGAGAAGAAGGCCGGGGCGGTGGCCGCCCTCCGCGCCGTCCGCGCGGGCGACCTGCCCCCCGCCACCGGCCGGCACGACGACACGCTCAAGGCTTGATGGGCGGGCATGACGGGTGGAAGCGTCGTAAGGCGAGCGCGACGACAGCCTCAACTCGGGCTCTGCAGAGGGGGCCGCCCCCCGCGCCTCTGCCCTCGCATCGACCCGCACGACATGGCGACGGGCCGATGCGAGGGCGACGGCGGAGGGGCTCGCGGGTCCCGTGAATGGGGCAGCCAGGCCGGGGCGGCGGCGTCTGGCTCGTGGCGATGCTCTTGGCCGGTGTCGGCGGGCGTCGACGCTCTCAGAGCGGCCCAGTGAACTTGGGGCCGGACGGCTCCGCGGCGGCGGGGCGTGCGGCAGCAGGTCGAGAGGCGGCCGTCAGGCGTGCTCGAGCGTCTCGATCGCGTTGACGTGGATCAGCGCCGCGTGGATGACGCGATCCTCCTCCGGATAGGTCACGATCACCTTCGACTTCGTGATCGCGACACACTCGGGATGGCGGATCTCGTGGGCCTCGCCGTTCGAAAGACGGATCACGAACGGCTCGAACGGCTCGCGGCGGATGAATTCACGGATCGATTCCATCGTCATGCCCTGGCCCTCCGGAAACTGGACTGGTGTTCATCATGGCCCGGGCCCCGGCGGCTGTCAACGGCGGTCCCACCGTTCAGCGCCAGCCCGCGGCGGAGAAGTCGAAAGCCTCGTTCTCGCCGCGGCGCCAGCTGACGCCGTCGGGCCGCACCGCCAGCCACCACTCCTGCGTCTCGCGGTCGGGCACGCGCCGCTTGAACGCCGCCGGCGTGAGCAGCGCCACGCAGATGCCCTCTTCGGGATCGCGGACCGAGCGGTAGCGGAGCGCCTCGACGCCCGCCGTGCGGGCGACGCGTGCCAGCGCCTGCGTGCCGGCGTAGTCGCTGCGGTGGGCCCACACCGCCGCGTCGCGGTCGAACGGCGCCCGGCGCAGGTCGACGACGTGCGTCGCCACCTGCACGCGAAACGCCGTCATCGCCACCGGGTCGACACGCGACAGCGCCGGCGCGTCGGTGAGGAACCGCCACCGCCAGTAGCCGACTTCGGCGCAACTGGTGCGCACCTCGCCGGCTCCGTAAAACACGCCGGGGTCGGACGGTCCGCGAAACCGCGATCCGTGGGGTGACGGCGGATAGCGGAACGGCGTCGCCAGCAGGTAATGGAGCTTCTCGGCCCCCGCCGGCCGCGGCGGCTTCGCCTCCTCGACGAGCTCCTCGAGCAGCGCCTGCTCGGCAGCGCCGTCGACGAGCTTCATCGTCGAGGCGAAGCGCTGCGATTCGATCATGCGGACCAATGCCCCCGCGAACGGCCGTCGTTCAGACGACAGCGCGGTGGGCGTCCAGGTAGTGGACGACACGGACCAGTCCCTCCGTCGTCTGCACGAGGTCGAGCGGAATCCCGCCGAGGGCCGGATGGCTCCCCGTGAGCCAGGCCCGCGCCGCCTCGTCGGTACCGACGATCGAATCGAGCGACCGGTAGAGGCGGACGAAGAGCAGGGCCAACTCCCACTCCTTCGTCCCCTCTTCGAGCTCGTAGCCGCCGGCATACATCCGCGACAGCGTCGGCTGGCTGCGTCCGACGACCCGGGCGAGCACCGCCCGCGGCACCTCGAGGCGCTCCCCGGCCCGGAGAAACGCCTTGGTGAGCACCGCCTCGCGGCGCGGGGCGGCGGCGCCGCGGCGGGCCGCCTGCCGGCCGGCGGCGGGGCGGGAGCGGGCGGAGGGGGTCATGGGGTGGTTCCTTTCCACGGAAATGATATCATGTTTTCGTTTCCAGGGAAATCATCCCCCCGCGGGGCTCCACCGATGCCGATGCGCCGTCGCCGTCCGCGCCGCCGGTCGCTGGCCGCCGAGGCGACCTACGTCTGCGATTCCTGCGGCGAGGAGATCGTCGTCCCGCTCGATCCGACCGAGGGGGAGCGGCAGGAATACGTCGAGGACTGCCCGGTCTGCTGCCATCCGATGGTCCTCCGCGTCGAGTTCGACGCCACCGGCGACGCGTCGATCGACGGCGCGCACGAGTAGGGCCGGGCGATCACTCGCGGCGATTGCCGGCAGGGACCCGGGTACGAGAGCGACGTAGACTCGACGTCGGAGGAGGGCAGACGATGGTGACCGATGTCTCGCAGTTGCCGATCCGCTTCGATCGCGAGCGCGTGGCCGAATTCTGCCGGGAGAAAGGCATCGCCCGGCTGAGTGTCTTCGGGTCCGCGGTGCGCGACGACTTCAACCCGGCAACGAGCGACATCGACGTGCTCGCTGACTTCAAGCCCGGCGCGACTCGCGGCATCGGATTCAGATTCTTCGGCTATGGTGACGAGCTCGCCGCAATCCTCGGTCGCAAGGTGGACTTCTGCTCGCAACTCGACCCCCACCTCGAGCCTGTCGTTCGCCGCGAGGCCGTGACGATCTACGAGGAGCCATGACCCGCCGCGACCCTCGCATGACGTTGCATCAGATTCGCGACGCTGCCGAAAAGGCGCGTGCACTCTGTGCCGGCCACTCGCTCGAATCGCTGCTTGCCGACTGGAAGGCGACAGCAGCGCTCGAGCGATTCATCGAAATCATCGGCGAAGGTGTCAAACGCTTGCCGGTTGAGATCACCGCGATGCACCGTGACATTCCCTGGAGGGAAATCGCTGGAACCCGGGATCACCTCGCTCATGGTTACGACATCGTGGACCATCGCGTCTTGTGGGATGCGGTCTTGATCGATCTTCCTCCGTTGATAGCGAAGATCGACGAACTTCTGTCGTAAGGAATCGACCTCGACTCTCGCCGCCGTTTCAGCTCGTGTCGACTGGTCTCGAAGTATCCGGCCGCTGCGGCTCATACCCGTGTGTACGAAGTGACCGGCGTGGCGAACGGCCGGCCTCCCCGACGGATGGGAATGCGCCCGATGCCCCCTCGCCGTGCCGCCGCCGTGATCGCGGTCGACGGCATCGAGATCGCCATCGTCAGGCGGCGGATGCGGCGGCTGCGGCTGGTCGTGCTCCCCCCGGACGGGCGCGTCGTCCTGTCGGCGCCCCCGTGGGTGCCACGCCGCGAGCTGGTCGCGTTTGCCACGTCCAAGGCCGACTGGATCCGGGTGCACCAGGCACGCGTCCGCGCGCTTCCCGCACCGCCGCGCGTCGAGTATCTCGACGGCGAGGTCCATCCGGTGTGGGGCCGCGACTACCCCCTGGCCGTGGTCGGCCTGGCCACCGCAGGCGGTGTCGCCGGTCGCCGCCGGGTCAGCGTCGCTCTCG carries:
- a CDS encoding NAD-dependent epimerase/dehydratase family protein produces the protein MAASSRISVVTGAGGFIGGHLVAALRRAGRPVRAVDIKPIDDWYQVFPDVENLAGPVDGDCRDFSVCRRAVRDGAEVFQLAADMGGMGFIENNKALCMLSVLTNTHMLLAAQEAAVPRFFFSSSACVYNAEKQVNPDITALSEPDAYPALPEDGYGWEKLFSERMCRHFREDYGIQARVARFHNVYGPHGTWQGGREKAPAAICRKVIAAKASGKHEIEIWGDGNQTRSFMYIDDCVLGIRRIMDSDIYEPINLGSSELVSINQLVDIAETIGGVKLKRHYKLDAPRGVAGRNSDNTKIRKYLAWEPSTSLRDGLAKTYAWIEGEFGKEVESGNAAALTVSSFSHGSKPIPGDGYMAESRHMDTWKQGIPVGYGGRGGEAKPSVSGTVRG
- the xylA gene encoding xylose isomerase, whose protein sequence is MARGHREAFEGIARIRYEGPASRNPLAFRHYDATALVEGKPMREHLRFAVAWWHAFRGTGSDPFGAPTMRRPWETKGDTLDAALDRVAVGFEFMEKLGVGFYCFHDRDVAPEGASLADSNRNLDRVAARLREHQQRTGIRLLWGTANLFSHPRYVHGAATSCNAEVFAFAAAQVKKAIEVTHELGGLGYVFWGGREGYQSLWNTDMKRELDNLARFMHMAVDHARAIGFTGQFYFEPKPREPTKHQYDFDCATCINFLRAYGLDKHVKMNIETNHATLAGHEMQHELEYAGLQGFLGSIDANTGDPLVGWDTDQFPTDIYLTTRIMHVILKYGGLAPGGINFDAKVRRESFEPVDLFHAHIGGMDAFARGLKIAAAIRADGRLAGLVAERYASWSGDLGRRIEAGSESFASLERLMLDKGDATPCTSGRQELFENVVNDYL
- a CDS encoding sugar phosphate isomerase/epimerase; amino-acid sequence: MGFHQTKAHRSGKGSHHQIGLVRGQFGDIPEDAWLDFIAQAGFDGWEEASWELDLAQCDTDSGAAAYAKSRVEKARSRGLEVFSVATHLQGQALGDEPSAKTLQFIGGDAVEAYVAWRKKGNQPPRTDPYFVPDEVGKAIHDKARTDLIRAVRLAHHLGKLQDRHVAVPGFVGSPAHCWSHWFEFPPRPKSIGGCPIPEVLEVSLELLVERFAPVFDACRKYGVTFDLECHPGERAMGDIESAGDYVRFLEKAGYGRDVVGFNLDPSHMVWQGVCPIQFVREYADWIHSAHIKGVQVIDGTTRAGRLGGHRPMGSKLLGWNFVTAGSRRDAVNVEELIVELNRAGYSGAINIEWEDNDAEKKAGAVAALRAVRAGDLPPATGRHDDTLKA
- a CDS encoding nucleotidyltransferase, producing MVTDVSQLPIRFDRERVAEFCREKGIARLSVFGSAVRDDFNPATSDIDVLADFKPGATRGIGFRFFGYGDELAAILGRKVDFCSQLDPHLEPVVRREAVTIYEEP
- a CDS encoding RES domain-containing protein, with product MSSTTWTPTALSSERRPFAGALVRMIESQRFASTMKLVDGAAEQALLEELVEEAKPPRPAGAEKLHYLLATPFRYPPSPHGSRFRGPSDPGVFYGAGEVRTSCAEVGYWRWRFLTDAPALSRVDPVAMTAFRVQVATHVVDLRRAPFDRDAAVWAHRSDYAGTQALARVARTAGVEALRYRSVRDPEEGICVALLTPAAFKRRVPDRETQEWWLAVRPDGVSWRRGENEAFDFSAAGWR
- a CDS encoding DUF86 domain-containing protein, with translation MTRRDPRMTLHQIRDAAEKARALCAGHSLESLLADWKATAALERFIEIIGEGVKRLPVEITAMHRDIPWREIAGTRDHLAHGYDIVDHRVLWDAVLIDLPPLIAKIDELLS
- a CDS encoding CPXCG motif-containing cysteine-rich protein, encoding MFSFPGKSSPRGAPPMPMRRRRPRRRSLAAEATYVCDSCGEEIVVPLDPTEGERQEYVEDCPVCCHPMVLRVEFDATGDASIDGAHE
- a CDS encoding DUF2384 domain-containing protein; its protein translation is MTPSARSRPAAGRQAARRGAAAPRREAVLTKAFLRAGERLEVPRAVLARVVGRSQPTLSRMYAGGYELEEGTKEWELALLFVRLYRSLDSIVGTDEAARAWLTGSHPALGGIPLDLVQTTEGLVRVVHYLDAHRAVV